In Thermococcus zilligii AN1, a genomic segment contains:
- a CDS encoding fumarate hydratase yields MLLLVGALVEAIRLAVTRIPADTVDTLRKAYEEENNGIARFNLENILRAIEIGRERSIPVCQDTGTMTFFIRAGVESPFLKELEGAIIEAVRRATLEVPLRPNAVDVLNGKNSGDNTGRGVPVIHWEVDKGDEVEIAVFPKGGGSENCSALAMLTPGEGWEGVKRFVVEKVRTCGGKPCPPVIIGVGVGGGADYSLKLAKGALLRKIGERNPNKEIAKIEEELQEEINALGIGPMGMGGKTTALDVKIEVAHRHPASFPVGLAIQCWANRRAFLRLKPNGRVEIWQ; encoded by the coding sequence ATGTTATTGCTCGTTGGGGCACTGGTTGAGGCGATAAGACTTGCAGTCACAAGGATTCCAGCGGATACCGTTGATACCCTCAGAAAGGCTTACGAAGAAGAAAACAACGGGATAGCACGCTTCAACCTCGAAAACATCCTCAGGGCAATTGAGATTGGGAGAGAACGCTCGATTCCCGTCTGCCAGGACACGGGGACGATGACCTTCTTCATCAGGGCTGGGGTGGAAAGCCCCTTCCTAAAGGAACTCGAAGGGGCCATAATTGAGGCCGTCAGAAGGGCCACCCTCGAAGTCCCGCTCAGGCCGAACGCGGTGGACGTTTTGAATGGCAAAAACTCCGGCGACAACACCGGGAGAGGAGTTCCTGTAATCCACTGGGAAGTCGATAAGGGGGATGAAGTCGAGATAGCCGTCTTCCCAAAGGGCGGGGGAAGTGAAAACTGCTCCGCTTTAGCGATGCTCACCCCGGGAGAAGGCTGGGAGGGGGTCAAGAGGTTCGTGGTCGAGAAGGTTAGAACCTGCGGGGGAAAGCCCTGCCCGCCTGTGATTATAGGGGTCGGTGTGGGTGGTGGTGCCGACTACTCCTTGAAGCTCGCCAAGGGGGCCCTGCTCAGAAAAATCGGCGAGAGAAACCCTAACAAGGAGATCGCAAAAATCGAGGAGGAACTCCAAGAGGAGATAAACGCCCTTGGGATAGGCCCCATGGGGATGGGCGGGAAAACAACGGCCCTGGACGTCAAAATAGAGGTCGCCCACCGGCACCCGGCAAGCTTTCCAGTGGGTCTAGCGATCCAGTGCTGGGCCAACAGAAGGGCGTTTCTAAGGTTAAAGCCGAATGGGAGGGTGGAGATATGGCAGTGA
- a CDS encoding hydroxyacid dehydrogenase: MKVLVAAPLHEKGMEILKKAGFEVVFEKYPSEERLIELVKDVDAIIVRSKPKVTRKVIEAAPKLKVIGRAGVGLDNIDLEAARERGIKVVNSPESSTRSVAELAFGLLFAVARKIALADRKMREGVWVKEQAMGIELEGKTLGVVGFGRIGYQVARIANAFGMNVLLYDPVPNEERAREVGGKFVDLETLLRESDVVTLHVPLIDATYHLINEERLKLMKPTAILINAARGEVVDTNALVKALKEGWIAGAGLDVFEEEPLPADHPLTKLDNVVLTPHIGASTVEAQTRAGIQIAEQVVKALKG; this comes from the coding sequence ATGAAGGTACTCGTTGCCGCGCCGCTGCACGAAAAGGGCATGGAGATTTTGAAAAAAGCAGGCTTTGAGGTTGTCTTTGAGAAGTACCCCAGTGAAGAAAGGCTCATTGAGCTCGTAAAAGACGTTGATGCCATCATCGTCAGAAGCAAGCCCAAGGTCACGAGAAAGGTCATCGAGGCCGCGCCAAAGCTCAAGGTAATCGGAAGGGCCGGGGTTGGCCTCGACAACATAGACCTCGAAGCTGCCAGGGAGAGGGGCATTAAGGTCGTCAACAGCCCGGAGTCAAGCACAAGGAGCGTTGCAGAGCTCGCCTTTGGCCTGCTCTTTGCCGTTGCCAGGAAGATAGCCTTGGCCGACAGGAAGATGAGGGAAGGGGTCTGGGTCAAGGAGCAGGCCATGGGCATTGAGCTGGAGGGCAAGACCCTCGGTGTCGTCGGCTTCGGTAGGATAGGCTACCAGGTTGCCAGGATAGCCAACGCCTTCGGCATGAACGTCCTCCTCTACGACCCGGTCCCAAACGAAGAGAGGGCCAGAGAAGTTGGCGGGAAGTTCGTCGACCTTGAGACGCTCCTCAGGGAGAGCGACGTCGTTACACTCCACGTGCCGCTGATCGATGCGACCTACCATCTAATAAACGAGGAGAGGCTCAAGCTCATGAAGCCGACGGCGATACTCATCAACGCGGCAAGGGGAGAGGTGGTTGACACAAACGCCCTCGTCAAAGCCCTTAAAGAAGGCTGGATTGCCGGTGCTGGCTTAGATGTCTTTGAGGAGGAGCCGCTCCCGGCCGACCACCCGCTCACGAAGCTCGACAACGTGGTTCTCACCCCGCACATTGGAGCCTCTACCGTGGAGGCCCAGACGAGGGCCGGAATCCAGATTGCGGAACAGGTAGTTAAGGCCCTCAAGGGGTGA
- a CDS encoding TIGR00153 family protein — translation MAIFGGKENDVFKAIENHMVAIEETLKAFRALVEAYLAGDHSQAKAFEKEVMELERKADKLRREVEIMLYQGAFLPVNRGDYVRLSELLDQVADVAESAAHTIILAKPRVPEELKGEFLGLVDAGIRTYKTLMEAVRALNTNVDKAMELAKAVEDAEEEADRVEYELKRKVFESDEITTYAKLIWNQVITKIGDIADRAEDASDQVLLLSVKRRG, via the coding sequence ATGGCGATATTCGGGGGAAAGGAAAACGACGTCTTCAAGGCCATAGAAAACCACATGGTGGCCATTGAGGAAACCCTGAAGGCTTTTAGGGCTCTGGTTGAGGCCTACCTGGCAGGGGACCACTCCCAGGCGAAGGCCTTCGAAAAGGAAGTAATGGAGCTTGAGAGGAAAGCGGACAAGCTCAGGAGGGAAGTGGAGATAATGCTCTATCAGGGGGCGTTCCTTCCGGTCAACAGGGGGGACTACGTCAGGCTCAGCGAGCTCCTCGATCAGGTGGCTGACGTAGCCGAAAGTGCGGCCCATACGATAATACTCGCGAAGCCCCGTGTCCCGGAGGAGCTGAAGGGAGAGTTCCTAGGGCTCGTGGATGCAGGGATCAGAACATACAAAACCCTGATGGAGGCCGTCAGGGCCCTGAACACGAACGTCGATAAAGCGATGGAGCTCGCAAAGGCTGTTGAAGACGCCGAAGAAGAAGCCGACAGAGTAGAGTACGAGCTCAAGAGGAAGGTTTTTGAGAGCGATGAGATAACCACCTACGCAAAGCTTATCTGGAACCAGGTGATAACGAAGATCGGCGACATAGCGGACCGCGCCGAGGATGCCTCGGATCAGGTGCTGCTCCTGTCAGTTAAGAGGAGGGGATGA
- a CDS encoding 2-dehydropantoate 2-reductase has translation MKVYVLGAGSIGSLFGALLTRAGHDVTLIGREEQVRAINEEGLRISGVESFTAYPKATTRAPEGPPELLLLTTKSYSTKTALEYARHCIGEGTWILSLQNGLGNEDLALEYTPNVIGGITTNGAMLVEWGHVKWTGKGITVIGRYPKGGGEFVEEVARVFREAGLETRTTENALGWKWAKAIVNSVINGLGTVLEVKNGFLKDNPHIREVSTAIAREGCLVARQLGVEFEVHPLELLWDTIERTRENYNSTLQDIMRGRKTEIDYINGKIAEYASSIGLEAPRNELLWALIKAKEGQSR, from the coding sequence ATGAAAGTTTACGTCTTAGGGGCCGGTTCGATAGGTTCCCTCTTCGGTGCCCTCCTCACGAGGGCAGGCCATGATGTGACTTTGATAGGCAGAGAAGAGCAGGTCAGAGCTATCAACGAAGAAGGACTGAGGATATCGGGCGTGGAGAGCTTCACCGCCTATCCAAAGGCAACCACCAGGGCCCCAGAGGGGCCACCTGAGCTGCTCCTGCTCACCACAAAATCGTACTCCACAAAGACCGCACTGGAATATGCAAGGCATTGCATAGGCGAGGGGACATGGATCTTAAGCCTTCAAAACGGCCTCGGAAACGAGGATCTTGCCCTGGAGTATACCCCTAACGTGATTGGGGGAATAACAACCAACGGAGCGATGCTCGTTGAATGGGGTCATGTTAAATGGACGGGAAAGGGGATAACCGTAATAGGGCGCTATCCGAAGGGGGGAGGCGAGTTCGTTGAAGAGGTTGCCAGGGTTTTCAGGGAAGCTGGGCTGGAAACAAGAACCACCGAAAACGCCCTCGGCTGGAAGTGGGCGAAGGCGATAGTCAACTCAGTTATAAACGGCCTGGGAACAGTTCTCGAAGTAAAAAACGGCTTTCTGAAGGACAACCCGCACATAAGGGAGGTATCCACTGCCATAGCGCGCGAAGGTTGCCTCGTCGCCCGGCAACTCGGGGTGGAGTTCGAGGTGCACCCCCTAGAGCTCCTCTGGGACACAATCGAGAGGACGCGGGAAAACTACAACTCAACCCTGCAAGACATAATGCGCGGGAGAAAAACGGAGATAGACTACATAAACGGCAAGATAGCTGAATACGCCTCATCGATTGGCCTTGAAGCCCCGAGGAACGAACTCCTGTGGGCACTCATAAAGGCCAAGGAGGGGCAAAGTAGATAA
- the otg gene encoding methylated-DNA--protein-cysteine methyltransferase: MLSAEVFEIADRNVWIAVFWRKKIQGITFALDREQFERNVERLSGFLRKRGVDVDLTPESSDYPFLVKDIITGKVENTDVLGWLSFEGVTPFERRVYEWLTKNVKRGSVITYGALARALGTSPRAMGGAMRRNPYPIVVPCHRVVARDGIGHYTPRLDEKVFLLKIEGVEGWTSSKLTL, from the coding sequence ATGCTGAGCGCTGAGGTCTTTGAGATAGCGGACAGAAATGTCTGGATAGCGGTTTTCTGGCGAAAGAAGATCCAGGGGATAACTTTCGCCCTCGATAGGGAGCAGTTCGAGAGGAACGTCGAGAGGCTCTCGGGATTTCTAAGGAAAAGGGGCGTTGACGTTGACCTGACCCCTGAGAGCTCCGATTACCCTTTCCTCGTAAAGGACATCATCACCGGAAAGGTCGAGAACACCGATGTTCTGGGCTGGCTCTCCTTCGAGGGGGTTACACCCTTTGAGAGGCGCGTTTACGAATGGCTCACGAAAAACGTTAAAAGAGGTTCCGTTATAACGTATGGTGCGCTTGCAAGGGCCCTTGGCACTTCACCGAGGGCCATGGGTGGGGCGATGAGGAGAAACCCCTATCCGATAGTAGTCCCCTGTCACAGAGTAGTAGCCAGAGACGGAATCGGCCACTACACCCCGAGGCTGGACGAAAAGGTCTTCCTGCTAAAAATCGAGGGGGTGGAAGGATGGACAAGCTCAAAGCTTACCTTGTAG
- a CDS encoding tetratricopeptide repeat protein, with amino-acid sequence MDKLKAYLVGFLMAVIAIAAGIVWYGGWRLLLQVILTLGFLGVTLMLLFFTALTFYAESWKYGAVLAIFTAISGYGLYLSATWQKLSVVAGIIALFIAVVALGIWYISEPDLSLVDRFKSAESLEKAGRYKQAARKYEKAGNYLKAAEMYEKLGWMESAAWAYEKAGKYEKAAEIYEKLYEKEKDTYYLKEAHEYWKKAGNMERAAKALERYAEEEPWFWEDVAKLYEELGNGEKAKEAWEKALDYYRKEAEEEGVFWEDVGNIARKLGMEELAREAYQKFLEYCLREAEEDPMWWKHVAEAYEYLGEREKAEEAKKKYEEYRQKIMKASEETSNFPEGKGE; translated from the coding sequence ATGGACAAGCTCAAAGCTTACCTTGTAGGTTTTCTGATGGCTGTAATAGCCATAGCGGCGGGCATAGTCTGGTACGGCGGCTGGAGGCTTTTACTCCAGGTGATACTCACGCTCGGGTTCCTGGGAGTCACTCTAATGCTCCTCTTTTTCACGGCCCTGACGTTCTACGCCGAGAGCTGGAAATATGGAGCGGTACTCGCCATCTTCACGGCCATAAGCGGCTACGGCCTTTATCTTAGCGCCACCTGGCAGAAGCTCAGCGTAGTAGCTGGGATCATAGCTCTCTTCATCGCGGTGGTTGCCCTCGGAATCTGGTACATAAGCGAGCCTGACCTAAGCCTCGTTGACCGCTTCAAGAGCGCCGAGAGCCTTGAAAAAGCAGGCAGGTACAAGCAGGCCGCGAGGAAGTACGAGAAGGCCGGAAATTATCTCAAAGCCGCTGAAATGTACGAGAAGCTCGGCTGGATGGAGAGCGCCGCCTGGGCCTACGAGAAGGCAGGAAAGTATGAAAAGGCCGCGGAGATCTACGAAAAGCTTTACGAGAAGGAGAAGGACACCTACTACCTCAAGGAGGCCCACGAGTACTGGAAGAAGGCCGGAAACATGGAGAGGGCGGCAAAAGCCCTGGAGCGCTACGCCGAGGAAGAGCCCTGGTTCTGGGAGGACGTGGCGAAGCTCTACGAGGAGCTTGGCAACGGGGAGAAAGCTAAGGAAGCATGGGAAAAAGCGCTGGACTACTACAGGAAGGAGGCGGAAGAGGAGGGCGTCTTCTGGGAGGACGTTGGTAACATAGCGCGCAAACTTGGAATGGAGGAGCTCGCAAGGGAAGCTTACCAGAAGTTCCTTGAGTACTGCCTGAGAGAGGCTGAAGAAGACCCGATGTGGTGGAAGCACGTGGCTGAGGCCTACGAGTACCTCGGCGAGAGGGAGAAGGCAGAGGAAGCTAAGAAGAAGTACGAAGAGTACAGGCAGAAAATCATGAAGGCCAGCGAGGAAACCTCGAACTTCCCGGAGGGGAAGGGGGAGTAA
- a CDS encoding nascent polypeptide-associated complex protein has translation MMGMDPRQMKKLMRQLGIKVEELEGVKEVVLRLEGKEIVLKEPAVTVMVVQGEKTYQIIPGSEEVREVLEIPEEDVQLVMEQAGVDRETALKVLKETKGDIAEAILKLSGE, from the coding sequence ATGATGGGGATGGACCCCAGGCAGATGAAGAAGCTCATGCGCCAGCTTGGCATAAAGGTGGAGGAGCTTGAGGGCGTTAAGGAGGTCGTTTTGAGGCTTGAAGGGAAGGAAATAGTTCTCAAAGAGCCCGCGGTTACCGTCATGGTCGTCCAGGGCGAGAAGACCTACCAGATTATCCCGGGAAGTGAGGAAGTGAGGGAAGTCCTTGAGATTCCCGAAGAAGACGTTCAGCTCGTCATGGAGCAGGCCGGCGTTGACAGGGAAACCGCGCTTAAGGTTTTGAAAGAAACGAAAGGCGACATAGCGGAGGCGATACTGAAGCTCAGCGGGGAGTGA
- a CDS encoding carboxymuconolactone decarboxylase family protein, translated as MENGDVEVKLKEIEELLERLGKEHPKEISAFSRFLRETLDNKALTTREKELIALALGIAAGCEWCIYLHTQKALEAGAKPEELIEAGLVAVLMAGGPALMHLIPLVKAIEKFKKE; from the coding sequence ATGGAGAACGGGGATGTTGAGGTCAAACTTAAAGAGATTGAGGAGCTCCTCGAAAGGCTTGGAAAGGAGCATCCCAAGGAGATATCGGCCTTCTCAAGGTTCCTCCGCGAAACCCTCGACAACAAGGCCCTCACAACCAGGGAAAAGGAACTGATAGCCCTCGCCCTTGGGATTGCGGCGGGCTGTGAGTGGTGCATATACCTCCACACCCAGAAGGCCCTCGAAGCTGGAGCGAAGCCGGAGGAGCTGATAGAGGCCGGCCTGGTAGCCGTTCTCATGGCCGGTGGCCCGGCGCTGATGCACCTTATACCGCTCGTGAAGGCCATAGAGAAATTTAAGAAGGAGTGA
- a CDS encoding HEAT repeat domain-containing protein, giving the protein MVKEEIIIDKAGIREDLLGWHIKEVTDLAAAYDQAFQTVRELLHDKNPLVRANALQVIKELIKKNSLGQEKVSVVLDDVIELVNDKNERVSLKALEVLNLLLDVGGISEEAYEKITDALMEIVKRGAPILSEYASEGLGKTGAKVLRIARKLIEWLFSLIRSSEDRQVQSAAITALTEMAYRTDDKKVFNEIFDRMTDLVDSTDPYIQERALLSIERMLARAEMLTPKNRMKALQKVKEVKGNVLLASKASTILEKLEKLAGTEKELTESGVRKMLEISDYGPEDVEKLLNAGKTEIVAELAKVDPVVMSMIIDMLSSDDPTRRMDALWVVSRSTSSLTPSDAYSVLPVLGEFLKSHNPWARQTAAETMAEIYSLYPGTARFFTSLLDVLLKSGRGEDVEGALELIHALRRRMPTPEFNGAIMAILIELLQRKEAREVTLKFLAREAQELINMDYEALTALKEALRGVYGDEGGKYDNLIAAIIDVVDDLLKLKSQGS; this is encoded by the coding sequence ATGGTCAAAGAGGAGATAATAATCGACAAAGCTGGCATTAGGGAGGATCTCTTAGGATGGCATATCAAAGAAGTCACAGATCTCGCGGCAGCTTATGACCAAGCGTTCCAAACTGTGAGGGAGCTCCTCCACGACAAGAACCCCCTTGTGAGGGCCAATGCCCTCCAGGTCATCAAAGAGCTCATAAAGAAGAACTCCCTCGGCCAGGAAAAGGTATCCGTGGTTCTCGACGATGTGATAGAACTGGTAAACGATAAGAACGAGAGGGTATCTCTAAAGGCCCTGGAGGTCCTCAACCTCCTGCTCGACGTAGGGGGCATAAGTGAAGAGGCCTACGAGAAGATAACCGACGCGCTGATGGAGATAGTAAAACGCGGAGCACCTATACTCAGCGAATACGCCTCGGAGGGCCTCGGAAAGACTGGAGCGAAAGTTTTGAGGATAGCCAGAAAACTCATAGAGTGGCTCTTCTCGCTCATCCGCTCCTCAGAAGACCGGCAGGTTCAGAGCGCTGCCATAACCGCCCTCACCGAGATGGCATACCGGACTGACGACAAAAAGGTATTCAACGAGATATTCGACAGAATGACCGATCTCGTCGATAGTACCGACCCCTACATTCAGGAGAGGGCGCTCCTCTCGATAGAGAGAATGCTGGCCAGGGCAGAAATGCTCACACCCAAAAACAGGATGAAGGCCCTACAAAAGGTTAAGGAAGTGAAGGGTAACGTTTTGCTGGCGTCGAAGGCCAGCACAATACTGGAGAAACTCGAAAAGCTCGCTGGAACGGAAAAAGAACTCACTGAATCCGGGGTTCGGAAAATGCTTGAGATAAGTGACTACGGGCCAGAGGACGTTGAAAAGCTCCTGAACGCAGGAAAGACGGAGATAGTCGCAGAGCTTGCCAAAGTGGACCCGGTAGTTATGTCAATGATAATCGACATGTTAAGCTCGGACGATCCAACCAGGAGAATGGACGCCCTCTGGGTTGTATCCAGATCCACAAGTAGCTTAACACCCTCTGATGCCTACAGCGTACTCCCAGTTTTAGGGGAGTTCCTCAAAAGCCACAACCCATGGGCCAGACAGACGGCGGCCGAGACGATGGCTGAGATATACTCCCTTTATCCCGGGACAGCGCGGTTCTTCACGTCACTGCTCGACGTGCTCCTAAAATCCGGCAGGGGGGAAGACGTTGAAGGGGCACTGGAGCTGATACATGCCCTCCGAAGACGTATGCCAACTCCCGAGTTCAACGGGGCGATAATGGCAATCCTCATAGAGTTACTGCAGAGAAAAGAAGCGAGGGAAGTAACGTTGAAGTTCCTGGCCAGGGAAGCCCAAGAGCTCATCAACATGGACTACGAAGCCCTTACCGCTCTAAAGGAAGCCCTTAGGGGAGTGTACGGGGACGAAGGGGGAAAATACGACAACCTTATAGCGGCAATAATAGACGTTGTTGATGACCTGTTAAAGCTCAAGTCTCAGGGCAGTTAA
- a CDS encoding dihydroorotate dehydrogenase electron transfer subunit, whose protein sequence is MYAVTEIVETWEVAENVRAFRFREAFEFTPGQFVMVWLPGVGEKPFSLADRDLIVVKKVGSFTSELFRREEGERLWIRGPYGKGFTPAGKKVALIAGGIGIPPMYALSKVWREKFERITLIYGARRSGELALLDVENYVDELIVTTDDGSAGIKGFPTDVLKVKKEEFDQVYACGPEPMLEEVLRIMNYRNVQVSMERHMKCGIGICGSCNLGKYLVCRDGPVFRGETLRGIV, encoded by the coding sequence ATGTACGCCGTAACGGAGATAGTGGAGACATGGGAAGTAGCTGAGAACGTTAGGGCCTTCAGATTCAGGGAGGCGTTTGAATTTACACCAGGTCAGTTCGTGATGGTCTGGCTACCCGGAGTCGGAGAGAAGCCCTTCAGTCTGGCGGACAGGGATCTTATAGTGGTCAAAAAAGTAGGTTCCTTCACGTCAGAGCTTTTCAGGAGGGAAGAGGGGGAAAGACTCTGGATAAGGGGGCCGTACGGGAAGGGCTTCACGCCAGCTGGCAAAAAGGTGGCTCTTATAGCCGGGGGAATTGGAATACCTCCAATGTATGCGCTCTCAAAGGTTTGGAGGGAGAAGTTTGAGAGAATCACGCTGATTTACGGGGCAAGGAGAAGTGGGGAGCTTGCCCTTTTGGATGTTGAAAACTATGTAGACGAGCTAATTGTAACGACAGACGATGGCTCGGCCGGAATAAAAGGATTCCCCACGGACGTTTTAAAGGTAAAGAAGGAGGAATTCGACCAGGTCTATGCCTGTGGTCCTGAGCCAATGCTTGAAGAGGTCCTGAGGATCATGAACTACCGGAACGTTCAGGTTTCAATGGAAAGGCACATGAAGTGTGGCATTGGAATCTGCGGCAGCTGCAACCTCGGGAAATACTTGGTGTGCAGGGACGGCCCAGTGTTCAGAGGGGAGACACTGCGGGGTATCGTGTAA
- a CDS encoding ABC transporter substrate-binding protein yields the protein MPKDIPLNSDEAKARFRADLGWYIKYGHFVISNGPYILEMYAPENLYLRLVKFNGQRNPFTDDPKLPKTGYADVIEYQGIQNQETIILQVAKGDYDLGLYAFGASTYQGLGSNVLSNLKLYKSASSSVELTINPYKDPDKDAPIVTVGDSVYFNPFAIREVRFAMNWLISRNSLIQNIYLGSGAPALSGITPSDPASKYFQPVYQALMFTADGNEALALQMIDQAMQKAAQQVAQYNHRLEKKSDGLWYFDDQPVTVKFVIRTEDERKDIGLYIADLLEKKVGFKVERMLYDRRKANEVVFSKPISNYEWTIYTAGWGSSGLGSLYPDWQIYYWYSPLGYYPNRLDPRHKPEVTVEDALKYIGGGSVTAGLQKLQTKYYTSEESLGPILKWTTREIGYILLMTQYTDPATNTTVVLNNPDQYWDLQKIGMTAGLMDSIRVFLVEQWEFYPGNRDRIIDIISHDRVGIASKWSIMSAKTPDKRLKIAQFSSAGALFMSAFNPVGGLSDVYSVRIWNLIYDSGGTTNFDGIYAPYRCKWNLEKGEFTVPDDAVIYNQTQGWIAAYKGQTAKVKATITCDLGQWHNGVKMTMDDIKYYIAFLYTWAFRDTPGDPYYDSSLGDTAATLQTYLGFQFTDNGYVVYGTYVHPFADDLTAGNYVLYPSMPWELYWAMGELVANGKAYGIDRKYSFSTSGEGLLQLDLLTKQHVGDLAAVIQNIMGSTPTTTTTTTTTTTTPTPTTTQPTTTTTTTTTTTPTPTTTTTTTTTTTTTTKGGGGICGPAAFVGLAVVPLLLRRRK from the coding sequence ATGCCGAAGGACATACCCCTGAACAGCGATGAGGCCAAGGCCCGTTTCAGGGCCGATCTCGGGTGGTACATCAAATACGGGCACTTCGTCATCAGCAACGGTCCGTACATCCTTGAGATGTACGCTCCAGAGAACCTCTACCTCAGGCTTGTCAAGTTTAACGGTCAGAGGAACCCCTTCACCGACGACCCCAAACTCCCGAAGACCGGCTATGCCGATGTCATTGAGTACCAGGGCATTCAGAACCAGGAAACCATAATCCTCCAGGTCGCCAAGGGTGATTACGACCTTGGTCTCTACGCCTTTGGTGCCAGTACGTACCAGGGTCTGGGAAGCAATGTTCTCTCAAACCTCAAACTATACAAGAGCGCCAGCTCCTCCGTTGAGTTGACCATCAACCCGTACAAGGATCCGGACAAGGACGCTCCAATAGTTACCGTCGGCGACAGCGTTTACTTCAACCCGTTCGCTATCAGGGAAGTCAGGTTCGCCATGAACTGGCTCATCAGCAGGAACTCCCTCATCCAGAACATCTACCTGGGTAGCGGTGCCCCTGCGTTAAGTGGCATCACCCCAAGTGACCCGGCCTCAAAGTATTTCCAGCCGGTTTACCAGGCCCTCATGTTCACTGCCGACGGGAACGAGGCCCTCGCCCTCCAGATGATTGACCAGGCCATGCAGAAGGCCGCCCAGCAGGTTGCCCAGTACAACCACAGGCTTGAGAAGAAGAGCGACGGCCTCTGGTACTTCGACGACCAGCCGGTTACGGTTAAGTTCGTCATCCGTACCGAGGACGAGAGGAAGGACATTGGTCTGTATATCGCTGACCTCCTCGAGAAAAAGGTTGGATTCAAGGTCGAGAGGATGCTTTATGACAGAAGGAAGGCCAATGAGGTAGTTTTCAGCAAGCCGATCAGCAACTACGAGTGGACCATCTACACCGCCGGTTGGGGTTCCAGCGGTCTTGGAAGCCTGTACCCCGACTGGCAGATCTACTACTGGTACTCCCCGCTCGGCTACTACCCGAACAGGCTGGACCCCAGGCACAAGCCTGAAGTTACCGTCGAGGACGCTCTCAAGTACATAGGTGGCGGTAGCGTTACTGCCGGCCTGCAGAAGCTCCAGACCAAGTACTACACCAGTGAAGAGAGCCTTGGCCCGATACTCAAGTGGACCACCCGGGAGATCGGTTACATCCTCCTCATGACCCAGTACACTGACCCGGCCACCAACACCACCGTAGTCCTTAACAACCCAGACCAGTACTGGGACCTCCAGAAGATCGGCATGACTGCCGGTCTCATGGATAGCATCAGAGTCTTCCTCGTTGAGCAGTGGGAGTTCTACCCGGGCAACAGGGACAGGATCATCGACATTATCAGTCACGACAGAGTTGGTATCGCCAGCAAGTGGAGCATAATGAGCGCTAAGACTCCGGACAAGCGCCTCAAGATCGCCCAGTTCTCCTCAGCCGGTGCGCTCTTCATGAGCGCTTTCAACCCGGTTGGGGGCCTGAGCGACGTTTACAGCGTCAGGATTTGGAACCTCATCTATGACAGCGGCGGAACCACCAACTTCGACGGTATCTACGCCCCGTACAGGTGCAAGTGGAACCTCGAGAAGGGGGAGTTCACCGTTCCTGACGATGCAGTCATCTACAACCAGACCCAGGGCTGGATAGCCGCCTACAAGGGCCAGACAGCCAAAGTCAAGGCCACGATTACCTGTGACCTGGGTCAGTGGCACAACGGCGTGAAGATGACCATGGATGACATCAAGTACTACATTGCCTTCCTCTACACCTGGGCCTTCCGGGACACCCCGGGCGACCCGTACTACGACAGCTCCCTCGGTGACACCGCCGCCACCCTCCAGACCTACCTCGGCTTCCAGTTCACCGACAACGGCTACGTCGTCTATGGTACCTACGTCCACCCGTTCGCCGACGACCTGACTGCGGGCAACTACGTCCTCTACCCGAGCATGCCGTGGGAGCTCTACTGGGCCATGGGTGAGCTCGTTGCCAACGGCAAAGCCTACGGCATCGACAGGAAGTACTCCTTCAGCACCAGCGGTGAAGGACTCCTCCAGCTCGACCTCCTCACCAAGCAGCACGTTGGCGACCTCGCCGCTGTTATACAGAATATCATGGGTTCCACCCCGACTACGACCACAACGACAACCACGACTACAACTACCCCCACACCAACTACGACCCAGCCCACAACAACCACTACCACAACGACAACAACTACCCCCACACCAACTACGACTACCACAACGACCACCACAACCACTACGACCACCAAGGGCGGTGGAGGAATCTGCGGTCCAGCGGCCTTCGTTGGACTGGCAGTAGTCCCACTCCTCCTCAGGAGGAGGAAGTGA